From uncultured Roseateles sp., the proteins below share one genomic window:
- the argF gene encoding ornithine carbamoyltransferase: MKPGMSLMRHYLQFKDFRAEEYAYLFERVAIIKRRFKNYEKYQPLVDRTLAMIFEKASTRTRVSFEAGMYQMGGSVVHLTTGDSQLGRAEPLEDSARVISRMVDLVMIRTYEQTKIERFAAHSRVPVINGLTNEYHPCQILADIYTYIEQRGTSARGVIDPDCLKGKVVAWVGDGNNMANTWLQAAEILGFTVHVSTPSGYEVDAKVAGISNSACYKVFKDPMEACRGADLVTTDVWTSMGYEAENETRRKAFADWCVDAEMMALARPDALFMHCLPAHRGEEVSADVIDGPQSVVWDEAENRMHVQKALMEYLLLGRIG, from the coding sequence ATGAAACCGGGTATGAGTCTGATGCGTCACTATCTCCAGTTCAAGGATTTCCGCGCCGAGGAATACGCTTACTTGTTCGAACGAGTGGCCATCATCAAGCGACGATTCAAGAACTACGAGAAGTACCAGCCGCTGGTCGACCGTACCCTGGCCATGATCTTCGAGAAGGCCAGTACTCGCACACGAGTCAGCTTCGAGGCCGGCATGTACCAGATGGGTGGCTCGGTGGTGCACCTGACCACCGGCGACAGCCAGCTGGGCCGTGCCGAGCCGCTGGAAGACAGCGCACGCGTGATCAGCCGCATGGTCGATCTGGTGATGATTCGCACCTACGAGCAGACCAAGATCGAGCGCTTCGCGGCGCACTCGCGGGTGCCTGTCATCAACGGCCTGACCAACGAGTACCACCCCTGCCAGATCCTGGCCGACATCTACACCTATATTGAGCAGCGTGGCACCAGCGCGCGTGGTGTGATCGATCCGGACTGCCTCAAGGGCAAGGTCGTCGCCTGGGTCGGTGACGGCAACAATATGGCCAACACCTGGCTGCAGGCGGCCGAGATCCTGGGCTTCACCGTCCATGTCAGCACGCCCAGCGGCTACGAGGTGGATGCCAAGGTGGCCGGCATCAGCAACAGCGCTTGCTACAAGGTCTTCAAGGACCCGATGGAAGCCTGCCGCGGCGCCGACCTGGTGACCACCGACGTCTGGACCAGCATGGGCTACGAGGCGGAGAACGAAACCCGCCGCAAGGCCTTTGCCGACTGGTGCGTGGACGCCGAGATGATGGCGCTGGCTCGACCCGACGCGCTTTTCATGCACTGCTTGCCGGCGCATCGCGGCGAGGAAGTCAGCGCCGACGTGATCGACGGGCCGCAGTCGGTGGTCTGGGACGAGGCCGAGAACAGGATGCACGTGCAAAAGGCACTCATGGAGTACCTGTTGCTCGGGCGTATCGGCTGA
- a CDS encoding GNAT family N-acetyltransferase, producing MLAPLQHGTAAAMPLPGRGPGLHIAPLRPQDAEALQRFVRGLSAHARYMRFQYGLRELSPTLLSRLTQIDQQDHVALVAYVAPPVWGDQAVPRLVADARYVRVRDSGDAEFALVVADDWQGQGLARELLGRLTANARRQGLKRLLGEVLWDNHAMLAMARRLGARLVVQAGHTSVVQVQFDV from the coding sequence ATGCTGGCGCCGCTGCAACACGGTACGGCCGCCGCGATGCCGCTGCCGGGCCGCGGTCCTGGCCTGCACATCGCACCGCTGCGTCCGCAGGATGCCGAAGCACTGCAGCGCTTTGTGCGCGGCCTGTCCGCCCATGCCCGCTACATGCGCTTCCAGTATGGCCTGCGCGAGCTCAGCCCGACCTTGCTGAGCCGGCTCACCCAGATCGACCAGCAAGACCATGTGGCGCTGGTGGCCTACGTGGCGCCGCCGGTCTGGGGCGACCAGGCCGTGCCCCGCCTGGTGGCCGATGCGCGCTACGTGCGAGTGCGCGACAGCGGTGATGCCGAGTTTGCCCTGGTCGTGGCTGACGATTGGCAGGGCCAGGGCCTGGCGCGCGAACTGCTGGGTCGTCTGACGGCGAATGCCCGCCGGCAGGGCCTGAAGCGCCTGCTTGGCGAGGTGCTGTGGGACAACCATGCCATGCTGGCCATGGCGCGCCGCCTGGGCGCCCGGCTGGTCGTGCAGGCCGGCCACACCAGCGTGGTGCAGGTGCAGTTCGACGTGTGA
- a CDS encoding aspartate aminotransferase family protein, with protein sequence MNAPEKPAVPTEPHVMQTFGRLPIALSHGQGCWVWDTAGRRYLDGLGGIAVNTLGHAHPKLVPALQDQIAKLIHCSNYYFVPMREELAAMLAEFSGMDTVFYCNSGLEANEGALKIARKYGHDRGNHNPEVIVFEGAFHGRSIATLSATANPRIQAGFGPLVEGFVRVPLNDIAAVEAALKAHPNVTAVFLETIQGEGGINPATIQFLKDLRRVCDAHDILLMLDEVQCGIGRTGKWFAHQWAGITPDVMPLAKGLGSGVPIGAIVCGPKASTVMGPGDHGTTFGGNPLAMRAGVETLKIMVEDGLMANAATVGAALTAGLRRELADVAGVTEIRGQGLMIGIELDRPCGVLLSQAADAGLLISVTADKVIRLVPPLILSEDEAAQIVAILCPLIKAFLAKS encoded by the coding sequence ATGAACGCCCCTGAGAAGCCTGCCGTACCGACCGAACCGCATGTGATGCAAACCTTTGGCCGTCTGCCCATCGCCTTGAGCCATGGTCAGGGTTGCTGGGTCTGGGACACGGCGGGTCGACGATACCTGGACGGCTTGGGCGGCATCGCGGTGAACACCCTGGGCCATGCCCACCCGAAGCTGGTGCCTGCCCTGCAGGACCAGATCGCCAAGCTGATCCACTGCTCCAACTACTACTTCGTGCCCATGCGCGAAGAGTTGGCGGCGATGCTGGCTGAGTTCTCGGGCATGGACACGGTGTTCTATTGCAACTCGGGCCTGGAGGCCAACGAGGGCGCACTGAAGATCGCGCGCAAGTACGGCCATGACCGCGGCAACCACAACCCCGAGGTGATCGTCTTCGAGGGGGCCTTCCACGGCCGCTCGATCGCCACCCTGTCGGCAACGGCCAATCCGCGCATCCAGGCCGGCTTCGGCCCGCTGGTCGAAGGTTTTGTGCGGGTGCCGCTGAACGATATCGCCGCCGTCGAGGCCGCCCTGAAGGCGCACCCGAACGTCACCGCCGTGTTCCTGGAGACGATTCAGGGCGAAGGCGGCATCAACCCGGCGACGATACAGTTCCTGAAAGACCTGCGCCGCGTCTGCGACGCGCACGACATCCTCTTGATGCTCGATGAAGTGCAGTGCGGCATCGGCCGCACCGGCAAGTGGTTCGCCCACCAGTGGGCCGGCATCACCCCGGACGTGATGCCGCTGGCCAAGGGCCTGGGCTCGGGCGTACCCATCGGCGCCATCGTCTGCGGCCCCAAGGCCTCGACGGTGATGGGCCCCGGCGACCACGGCACGACCTTCGGCGGCAACCCGCTGGCGATGCGCGCCGGCGTCGAGACGCTGAAGATCATGGTCGAGGACGGCTTGATGGCCAATGCCGCCACCGTTGGCGCCGCGCTGACCGCCGGTCTGCGTCGTGAGCTGGCCGATGTGGCCGGCGTGACCGAGATCCGTGGCCAGGGCCTGATGATTGGCATCGAGCTGGACCGCCCCTGCGGCGTGCTGCTGAGCCAGGCCGCCGATGCGGGCTTGCTGATCAGCGTCACCGCCGACAAGGTGATACGCCTGGTGCCGCCGCTGATACTGAGCGAGGACGAGGCGGCGCAGATCGTCGCCATCCTGTGCCCCCTGATCAAGGCCTTTCTGGCCAAGAGTTGA
- a CDS encoding metallophosphoesterase family protein produces MKQALITDMHANREAFEAVLEHASAQGASRYAFLGDYVGYGADPGWVLDRVREFVAQGAVAVMGNHDAAVVQGAGSGMREDARAAVEWTRAQLSPEQLDFLAKLPMHQQRDDCLYVHANAFDPGGWEYILGRGEAVRSLQSTRQRLTFCGHMHEPMLFHLSGTGKAGDFAPVAGVPIPLLSNRQWLAIPGSVGQPRDGNPAAAYAMLDQASAELTFYRVPYNIEGAAQRIREAGLPDRLAARLFEGE; encoded by the coding sequence ATGAAACAAGCCCTCATCACCGATATGCATGCCAACCGTGAGGCCTTCGAGGCCGTGCTGGAGCATGCCAGCGCCCAGGGCGCCAGCCGCTATGCCTTTCTGGGCGACTATGTCGGCTATGGCGCCGACCCCGGCTGGGTGCTGGATCGGGTGCGCGAGTTCGTCGCCCAGGGCGCGGTGGCGGTGATGGGCAATCACGACGCAGCGGTGGTGCAAGGGGCAGGCTCAGGCATGCGCGAAGACGCTCGAGCTGCGGTGGAGTGGACACGTGCCCAGCTCAGCCCCGAGCAACTCGACTTTCTGGCCAAGCTGCCCATGCATCAGCAGCGCGATGACTGCCTGTACGTGCACGCCAATGCCTTCGACCCCGGCGGCTGGGAATACATACTCGGCCGCGGCGAGGCGGTACGCAGCCTGCAGTCCACCCGCCAGCGACTGACCTTCTGCGGCCATATGCATGAGCCCATGCTGTTCCATCTGTCGGGCACCGGCAAGGCCGGTGACTTCGCGCCGGTGGCCGGCGTGCCGATTCCGCTGTTGAGCAACCGCCAGTGGTTGGCGATTCCCGGCTCGGTGGGCCAGCCGCGCGACGGCAACCCCGCCGCCGCCTATGCCATGCTGGATCAGGCCAGCGCCGAGCTGACCTTCTACCGTGTGCCCTACAACATCGAGGGCGCGGCTCAGCGCATACGCGAGGCCGGCCTGCCGGACCGCCTGGCCGCGCGCCTGTTCGAGGGGGAGTGA
- a CDS encoding M81 family metallopeptidase, producing MSRILIAGFQHETNTFADSRAGWADFENGGGFPTLRQGQDLLGLQDIDVPLGGFLEAMQGRDHHYLPVIWAAACPSGPVTHEAFERISQAIVDAARSEQPDAVYLDLHGAAVAEHVDDCEGELLARLRAVLPPQIPIIASLDLHANVSPQMLELADALVSYRTYPHVDMRATGARAAALLQARLDGAPRLALAWRQTPFLIALNAQCTDLYLPRQIYGQLGALEQGGVQHLSFATGFPAADIACCGPALWGYGSDAAAVRAAVDTLADTVEAHEADWDFELLGAAEAVRRAIAVSATAHRPVVIADTQDNPGAGGHCNTTGMLRALLDAGAQGAALGLLHDPAAAAAAHAAGIGADIELTLGGQAGMAGNEPLHGRFTVLGLGDGRVTLPGQMMNGVQTNLGPCAQLAIAGVRIAVSSGRMQMLDRALYRHVGIVPEAMKILVNKSSVHFRADFAPIAEQVLVAQAPGAMPADPATLAWTRLPAGKRLRPGGPAFQPADAD from the coding sequence ATTTCACGCATCCTGATCGCTGGCTTCCAGCACGAGACCAATACCTTTGCCGACAGCCGTGCCGGCTGGGCTGACTTCGAAAACGGCGGTGGTTTTCCGACGCTGCGGCAGGGCCAGGACTTGCTGGGTCTGCAGGACATCGATGTGCCGCTGGGGGGCTTTCTCGAAGCGATGCAGGGCCGCGACCACCACTATCTGCCGGTGATCTGGGCCGCGGCCTGCCCCAGCGGCCCGGTCACTCACGAGGCCTTCGAGCGCATCAGCCAGGCCATCGTCGATGCCGCACGCAGCGAGCAGCCCGACGCCGTCTACCTGGACCTGCATGGTGCGGCCGTGGCCGAGCATGTCGATGACTGCGAGGGCGAGCTGCTGGCGCGGCTGCGCGCGGTGCTGCCGCCGCAGATCCCCATCATCGCCAGCCTGGACCTGCATGCCAATGTCAGCCCGCAGATGCTGGAACTCGCCGATGCGCTGGTCAGCTACCGCACCTATCCGCATGTGGACATGCGCGCCACCGGCGCCCGCGCCGCTGCCCTGCTGCAGGCCCGGCTGGACGGCGCACCTCGCCTGGCCCTGGCCTGGCGGCAGACGCCCTTCCTGATCGCGCTGAATGCGCAGTGCACCGATCTGTACCTGCCGCGGCAGATCTACGGACAGCTCGGTGCGCTGGAGCAAGGCGGCGTGCAACACCTGAGCTTTGCCACCGGCTTTCCAGCCGCCGACATCGCCTGCTGCGGTCCGGCGCTGTGGGGCTATGGCAGCGATGCTGCAGCCGTGCGCGCGGCCGTCGACACCCTGGCAGACACCGTCGAGGCGCATGAGGCCGACTGGGACTTCGAGCTGCTGGGCGCCGCCGAGGCGGTGCGCCGGGCCATAGCCGTCTCGGCCACCGCCCACCGCCCGGTGGTGATAGCCGACACGCAGGACAACCCCGGTGCCGGCGGCCACTGCAACACCACCGGCATGCTGCGGGCCCTGCTCGACGCGGGCGCGCAGGGCGCAGCACTGGGACTGCTGCACGACCCGGCTGCGGCGGCAGCTGCGCATGCCGCCGGCATCGGCGCAGACATCGAGCTGACCTTGGGTGGCCAGGCAGGCATGGCGGGCAATGAGCCGCTGCACGGACGCTTCACCGTGCTGGGCCTGGGCGACGGCCGCGTCACCCTGCCCGGCCAGATGATGAACGGTGTGCAGACGAATCTGGGCCCCTGCGCGCAATTGGCGATAGCCGGCGTGCGGATCGCCGTGTCCAGCGGCCGCATGCAGATGCTGGACCGGGCGCTGTACCGCCATGTCGGCATCGTGCCCGAGGCGATGAAGATCCTGGTCAACAAGAGCTCGGTGCATTTCCGCGCCGACTTCGCACCCATCGCCGAGCAGGTACTGGTGGCCCAGGCGCCGGGCGCAATGCCGGCCGACCCCGCCACGCTGGCCTGGACCCGGCTGCCGGCGGGAAAGCGCCTGCGGCCCGGCGGCCCGGCCTTTCAGCCGGCCGACGCGGACTGA
- a CDS encoding DUF3579 domain-containing protein: MTPSLPKPREVFIQGLTLEGKTFRPSDWAERLAGAMSCFRPGGGKGGIGAYIGYSPYCVPRVINGIKCVIVNEELKSLEPMAWDFVMNFARDNRLQVAEACLLPEGGAPSKD; this comes from the coding sequence ATGACGCCGTCCCTCCCCAAACCCCGCGAAGTCTTTATCCAGGGCCTGACCCTGGAAGGCAAGACGTTCAGACCCAGCGATTGGGCCGAGCGGCTGGCCGGCGCGATGTCCTGCTTCCGCCCCGGCGGCGGCAAGGGTGGCATCGGCGCCTACATCGGCTATTCACCGTATTGCGTGCCGCGCGTGATCAACGGCATCAAGTGCGTGATCGTCAACGAAGAACTGAAAAGCCTGGAGCCCATGGCCTGGGACTTCGTGATGAACTTCGCTCGAGACAACCGCTTGCAGGTGGCCGAAGCCTGTTTGTTGCCCGAGGGCGGTGCGCCCAGCAAGGATTGA
- a CDS encoding bifunctional serine/threonine-protein kinase/universal stress protein codes for MEEAAGQATEPTVQDKHGPLEAGQVLDQFRLEERLHQGGMANLWRVTRLDGIEPELPLLMKVPRIKGGEDPATIVGFEVEQMLMPRLSGPHVPRFVARGDWTRQAYVVMERVPGDSLRPRLDHAPLPLDEVVDIGIRVATALHDLHRQHVVHLDVKPSNILFRASGEAVLVDFGLSRHDHLPDLLEEEFSLPMGTGPYMSPEQVQFVRNDPRSDLFALGVMLYHLSTGERPFGQPSSVAGLRRRLYVEPVPPRALRPELPPWWQEVVLRCLEVKPERRYQSAAQLALDLQNPVQIKLTARAAKLRTSGWWTRTRRWFTALGAEPPAQQSCTEQVARSPIILAAVDVQGATPGLLAKLSETVRRVIEIEPGARLACVSVMKTARIGMDELTDEQGRSHHVKQLVALKHWVRPVSQSLKLEDGRLTFHVLEAPDPATALIEFAAKMGVDHIIMGARDNSVLRRYLGSVSARVVAESDCSVTVVREMGKRAG; via the coding sequence ATGGAAGAAGCCGCCGGCCAAGCCACCGAACCCACCGTGCAGGACAAGCATGGCCCGCTGGAAGCCGGTCAGGTGCTGGACCAGTTCCGGCTGGAGGAACGCCTGCACCAGGGCGGCATGGCCAATCTGTGGCGGGTCACAAGGCTCGACGGCATCGAGCCCGAGTTGCCGCTGCTGATGAAGGTGCCCCGCATTAAGGGTGGCGAGGACCCGGCGACCATCGTCGGCTTCGAGGTCGAGCAGATGCTGATGCCGCGGCTCAGCGGCCCCCACGTGCCACGCTTCGTCGCCCGCGGCGACTGGACGCGCCAGGCCTATGTGGTGATGGAACGGGTGCCCGGCGACTCGCTGCGTCCGCGACTCGATCATGCACCGCTGCCGTTGGATGAGGTGGTTGACATCGGCATCCGGGTGGCCACCGCCCTGCATGACCTGCACCGCCAGCATGTCGTGCACCTGGATGTGAAGCCCAGCAACATCCTGTTCCGCGCCAGCGGCGAGGCGGTGCTGGTGGACTTCGGCCTGTCGCGCCACGACCACCTGCCCGATCTGCTGGAAGAAGAGTTCTCGCTGCCGATGGGCACCGGGCCCTATATGTCGCCCGAGCAGGTGCAGTTCGTGCGCAACGACCCGCGCAGCGACCTGTTCGCGCTGGGCGTCATGCTCTACCACCTGTCGACCGGCGAACGGCCCTTCGGCCAGCCCAGCTCGGTGGCGGGCCTGCGCCGCCGCCTCTATGTCGAACCGGTGCCGCCGCGGGCGCTGCGTCCCGAGCTGCCGCCCTGGTGGCAGGAGGTGGTGCTGCGCTGCCTGGAGGTCAAGCCGGAGCGCCGTTATCAAAGTGCGGCGCAACTGGCACTGGACCTGCAAAACCCGGTCCAGATCAAGCTCACCGCCCGCGCCGCCAAGCTGCGCACCAGCGGCTGGTGGACGCGCACGCGGCGCTGGTTCACGGCCCTCGGCGCCGAGCCGCCGGCCCAGCAGAGCTGCACCGAGCAGGTTGCGCGCAGCCCCATCATCCTGGCCGCCGTCGATGTGCAAGGCGCCACGCCGGGCCTGCTGGCCAAGCTCAGCGAGACGGTACGCCGCGTGATCGAGATCGAACCCGGCGCCCGCCTGGCCTGCGTCAGCGTGATGAAGACCGCCCGCATCGGCATGGACGAGCTGACCGACGAGCAGGGCCGCAGCCACCACGTCAAGCAGCTGGTGGCGCTGAAGCATTGGGTAAGGCCGGTGTCGCAGTCGCTCAAACTCGAGGACGGGCGGCTGACCTTCCATGTACTGGAAGCCCCTGACCCGGCCACTGCGCTGATCGAGTTCGCCGCCAAGATGGGTGTCGATCACATCATCATGGGCGCCCGCGACAACTCGGTGCTGCGCCGATACCTGGGCAGCGTGTCGGCCCGGGTGGTGGCCGAGTCCGACTGCTCGGTGACCGTGGTGCGCGAGATGGGCAAGCGCGCCGGCTGA
- a CDS encoding transporter substrate-binding domain-containing protein, protein MRKILSPALGLLALLVSGSSQAQCSRVINVPLSPTGLSVTVGADGVGGVYPDVLRGVAAKEGCSFAFSVVPRARQEVMFETGKSDLLIPASRTPRRDEYGIFVPMIYNRATLISLASERAQVRSIAELLERRELRVALVRGYDYGDIYQELVKELGRQGRLVLDVDANSIARKLAADMADVTIMAPSILIGAMAGDARVEQLTDKLRYEPLSELPWGDSGAYISKAAVSAEDRAALRDLLEGAAKSGAVWKAFLRYYPPGSLKDSIRPR, encoded by the coding sequence GTGCGCAAGATCCTCAGTCCGGCCCTCGGCCTGCTGGCGCTGCTGGTGTCCGGGTCCAGCCAAGCGCAATGCTCGCGTGTCATCAATGTGCCGCTGTCGCCGACGGGGCTCAGTGTCACCGTCGGCGCCGATGGAGTGGGCGGCGTCTACCCCGATGTGCTGCGCGGCGTCGCCGCCAAGGAGGGCTGCAGCTTTGCCTTCTCGGTCGTGCCGAGGGCACGCCAGGAAGTGATGTTCGAGACCGGCAAGTCGGATCTGTTGATACCGGCCAGCCGTACGCCGCGGCGCGACGAGTACGGCATCTTCGTGCCCATGATCTACAACCGCGCCACGCTGATCTCGCTGGCCTCGGAACGCGCCCAGGTACGCAGCATCGCCGAACTGCTCGAACGCCGCGAGCTTCGGGTCGCCCTGGTACGCGGCTACGACTACGGCGACATCTACCAGGAACTGGTCAAGGAACTGGGCCGGCAGGGCCGTCTGGTGCTGGATGTCGACGCGAACTCAATCGCCCGCAAGCTGGCGGCCGATATGGCCGATGTGACCATCATGGCGCCATCCATCCTGATCGGCGCCATGGCCGGCGACGCCCGGGTCGAACAACTGACCGACAAGCTGCGCTACGAGCCGCTGTCCGAACTGCCCTGGGGCGACAGCGGTGCCTACATTTCCAAGGCGGCGGTCAGTGCCGAAGACCGCGCCGCCCTGCGCGATCTGCTGGAGGGCGCGGCCAAATCCGGCGCGGTGTGGAAGGCCTTTTTGCGCTACTACCCGCCGGGCAGTCTGAAGGACAGCATCAGGCCGCGCTAG
- the rpsT gene encoding 30S ribosomal protein S20 yields MATSSKAKKKTVRLASGRKRARQDVKLNAANTALRSKFRTVIKNVQKAVLTGDKAKAAELFQTAQTVIDSVADKGIFHKNKAARHKSRLSAKIKALAAAA; encoded by the coding sequence ATGGCCACTTCTTCCAAAGCCAAAAAGAAAACCGTCCGTCTGGCATCGGGTCGCAAACGCGCTCGCCAAGACGTCAAGCTGAACGCCGCCAACACGGCGCTGCGCTCCAAATTCCGCACGGTCATCAAGAACGTGCAAAAAGCTGTGCTGACTGGCGACAAGGCCAAGGCAGCCGAGCTGTTCCAGACCGCTCAGACCGTCATCGACTCGGTGGCTGACAAGGGCATCTTCCACAAGAACAAGGCTGCTCGTCACAAGAGCCGTCTGTCTGCGAAGATCAAGGCGCTGGCTGCAGCCGCCTAA
- a CDS encoding DUF2917 domain-containing protein → MFITTHKVNLPVLVGCVARLQQARHTRLSVRRGEAWITLDGDPRDIVLAVGESFVLDSDAAVVVYPLRAGGSLELEITGRSGRAQVACAGSDAGRLARLAQGLRHWLRPLVPAGAR, encoded by the coding sequence GTGCTTGTCGGCTGCGTCGCCCGCCTGCAGCAGGCCCGCCACACCCGCTTGAGCGTGCGCCGCGGCGAGGCCTGGATCACGCTGGACGGCGACCCGCGCGACATCGTGCTGGCCGTCGGCGAAAGCTTTGTGCTGGACTCGGATGCGGCCGTGGTCGTCTATCCGCTGCGCGCCGGCGGCAGCCTGGAGCTGGAGATCACCGGCAGGTCAGGCCGGGCCCAGGTGGCGTGCGCCGGCAGCGATGCTGGTCGGCTGGCCCGCCTGGCTCAGGGCCTGCGCCACTGGCTGCGGCCGCTGGTCCCGGCTGGAGCACGGTGA
- the murJ gene encoding murein biosynthesis integral membrane protein MurJ, whose amino-acid sequence MNLLRAASIVSLLTLVSRITGLVREQMVASLFGANAMTDAFNVAFRIPNLLRRLFAEGAFSQAFVPLLATTRAERGDEATQALIDAAATLLAWALLATCALGVVATPALVWLLASGMEGDGREAAISMTRFMFPYIGLISMVSLAAGVLNTWKKFVVPAATPVLLNLSWIAAGWWLSPYMPGWGMPPIYALAVGVMVGGLLQLAVQVPALKRIGRLPRIALNPKRLKTAWQHEGVRNLVRRMGPAVLGVSVAPVSLMINSQIASHIAVGAMSWLTYADRLMELPTALLGIALGVVLTAQLAAAQGRGDTAAYSALLDWGLRLALLLALPCAVALLVFAQPMVAVLYHRGAFQAADVQNTTFALMGYGVGLLGIIAVKVLAPAFYARQDFRTPLRISIISLLVTQGMNALFVPWLGIAGLTLSIGVAALLNAWLLFRGLRRLGGYSAQPGWMAFAPRIIVGSALMGGLMWAAAHYLDWIALGATDGLRALYLAGVLAASAIVYFAALLLMGINLRQFAKRTV is encoded by the coding sequence ATGAATCTTCTACGGGCCGCCTCGATTGTTTCCCTGTTGACCCTGGTATCCCGCATCACCGGCCTGGTGCGCGAGCAGATGGTGGCCTCGCTGTTTGGCGCCAATGCGATGACCGATGCCTTCAATGTGGCCTTCCGCATTCCGAACCTGCTGCGTCGGCTGTTTGCGGAAGGAGCCTTTTCCCAGGCCTTTGTACCGCTGCTGGCCACCACCCGGGCCGAGCGGGGTGACGAGGCCACGCAGGCGCTGATCGATGCCGCAGCCACCCTGCTGGCCTGGGCCCTGCTGGCCACCTGCGCTTTAGGCGTTGTCGCCACGCCTGCGCTGGTCTGGCTGCTCGCCTCGGGCATGGAAGGAGATGGTCGCGAGGCGGCCATCTCGATGACCCGCTTCATGTTCCCCTATATCGGCCTGATCTCCATGGTCTCCCTGGCCGCCGGCGTGCTCAACACCTGGAAGAAGTTTGTTGTGCCCGCTGCCACGCCGGTGCTGCTCAACCTGTCGTGGATCGCCGCCGGCTGGTGGCTGTCGCCCTACATGCCCGGCTGGGGCATGCCGCCCATCTATGCCTTGGCCGTCGGCGTGATGGTTGGCGGCCTGCTGCAACTGGCCGTGCAGGTGCCGGCGCTGAAGCGCATCGGCCGCCTGCCGCGCATCGCACTGAATCCGAAGCGCCTGAAGACCGCCTGGCAGCACGAGGGTGTGCGCAATCTGGTGCGGCGCATGGGCCCGGCGGTGCTGGGCGTGTCGGTGGCGCCGGTGTCCTTGATGATCAACAGCCAGATTGCCTCGCATATTGCCGTCGGCGCCATGTCCTGGCTGACCTATGCCGACCGGCTGATGGAACTGCCCACTGCCTTGCTGGGCATTGCGCTGGGCGTGGTGCTGACCGCGCAACTGGCGGCAGCGCAGGGCCGAGGGGATACGGCTGCCTATTCGGCGCTGCTCGATTGGGGCCTGCGCCTGGCGCTGCTGCTGGCCCTGCCTTGCGCGGTGGCCCTGCTGGTGTTTGCCCAGCCCATGGTGGCGGTGCTGTACCACCGCGGCGCCTTCCAGGCCGCAGACGTGCAGAACACGACATTCGCGTTGATGGGCTATGGCGTCGGCCTGCTGGGCATCATCGCCGTCAAGGTGCTGGCGCCGGCTTTTTATGCGCGGCAGGACTTCCGCACGCCGCTGCGCATCAGCATCATTTCATTGCTTGTGACGCAGGGCATGAATGCGCTGTTCGTGCCCTGGCTGGGCATTGCCGGGCTGACCTTGTCGATCGGCGTGGCGGCCTTGCTGAATGCCTGGCTGCTGTTCCGCGGCCTGCGGCGGCTGGGGGGCTACAGCGCTCAGCCGGGCTGGATGGCCTTTGCACCGCGCATCATCGTCGGCTCGGCCTTGATGGGCGGCCTGATGTGGGCGGCTGCTCACTACCTCGACTGGATCGCCCTGGGGGCCACCGACGGCCTGCGGGCACTGTACCTGGCCGGTGTGCTGGCCGCCTCGGCCATCGTCTATTTCGCGGCGCTGCTGCTGATGGGCATCAATTTGCGCCAATTTGCCAAACGGACTGTTTAG